GCCCTGCTAATAGGTGTAAAAGCGTTGTTTTACCACAACCGCTTTTCCCTAAGAGAAGAGCATGGGATGCGTTATCTAAGTTGATGTCTGGAAATTGAATAGCATTTCCATTTTTGTATTTAAAGGCTATGTTTGTTGTGGTTAACATTTTTAATTGTTGTTATTTGAAGGAAGATGTAAAAAATCGGTAATCACTTTACCTATCTCTTTGTATTTGTTGATAATCATAGGGTGTCCACCTCCTTTGATTACATAACAATTTCCAATGTGTTTAATAGGAAAAACAATGTCCTTATCTCCATGGATATGTAATAGGTTTTGATGCTCATAATCGCTATCCCAATCACTCACTTGCTTCATTACCCATTTGTCAAAGCCTCCAGTACTTTTTGCAACCATTGCTTTTGTATCCTCATTGTAAATAGCTTTGTATGATTTTTTTACATAAGTAGAAATATGGAACCCTTTATTGAAAATGTGTTTCATTATCTTATCTGGAACCATCGAAATAAAGAAGCTAGCACCTTTTAATTTCATTATTGGGCTTAATTCCTCTCTGTTTTTTGCAGAAGAAATGATAATAATTTTTTCTGGGTGTTTGATTTTAGCTATTTCCATAGCTAATATTCCACCAAACGATGTTCCTACAATAACAAACGGCTCAGATTCATCTATTTCTTGACTCATCTTAATGGCATAATCATGTAAAGATTCATCGTCATCAAGTGATTTAAACTCTATCACTTCACATGGAGCGTCTAGTTCATTAACTAAATCTTTGTAGATTGTTTTGTCGGTAGCCAGTCCAGGTACTAAATATATTTTATTGTATTTACTCATTCTCAAAATCCTTGCGCAACAACAAAAATAATGAAAATCAGTGAGATGACCAATAGTTGGGTTACCACCCAGTAATAGCTACAGTAGAAGAACGATTATAAGGTGCTCCGTTACTCCAGTTTGGGTGTTGAACATTTAAAAATAAGGTTTTGTTGTCTGGTGTAAATATTGCTCCTGTAAATTCAGCTCCCATAGGAGAGATGGCAAAACGATGCAAGTCATTGACTGTTGGTTGTTCAATACTTAAATCAAGGAAGTATAGTTCAGTATACCAATGGTTTTTTCGTTCTGCATGCAAAGGGACTCTTCCTTTACTGTTGTCGTTAATGTCTTCGCATATCACTAAATAATCTTTTCCTCCTTGTTGAGTCATTGTGATGCAATCAGGGTTGGAGAATACAGTTGCTCCATCGGCACCAATCCCTCCTTCGAGGTAAACACTCATTTTATTGGTTTCGGTATCAAATATTAGAATTCTTCCAAATACATCTTCGTAGATGTTTCCTTCTGGATTGAGATAGTCTCTATAGTGTTTAGCTGGTATTGCTCCATTTTTAATTGGACGCGTCCAATCAGTATGATCATGCCCCGTTTCAGCAATGTAAATTTTATTTCCTTTCCTAACAACCCATTCGTGGCGCATAAAAATACTTGCACCCATTGCAATTGCAGTATCTCTAATGTTTATTAAAGAAGCGGTGTCGCGAGGTAAAGTAAGCCATTTCCCAGACTCTCCATCCATAGTTTGTTGATAGGCATATAATTGTCCTTGGGAATAGTCGTCTTCTTGATCGGCAACAAACTTAAACCATACTCCTGGTTCTTTGTCGTCTGTTAAATATACCGTTTTTCGATCCTCCATAAATTCTAAGTCCTCGTGGAAGTAGCAGCCCATAGCATAGATCTTTTGAGTTGCTTTTCGAGTTTTTGGGTCGACTTCAACAATGTATCCAATGTTTTCATGAAATTTTAAGTTGCCTACATCACTGGTGTCCGTATGTCCTTTCCCTTTTCTATAGAAATAGCTATTGCTTTTTCCTTGATGCTCTTCGCAAGTATATATCATCCCATTTGGAGCGACACTACCTCCACAGTTTCTATCGGTACCTCTTACAGAAGAAAAATCAACATGATGATAAGGTGAAGTAACGTCCCATGTAGCGTTATTTTTATTGACAGTAAACATAGTCGCTCCGCCACCGTCACCTAAAATTGGGTGACTTCCTTTTAACTCGTGACTGACAAACAACCAACCACTGTTGTTGGAATCTGGTAGGAATGCTAACATGTCGTGATTTCCTTTGGCAGGAGCAGAAGTACTATCGTTTACAACGACAATACTTTCTTTTTCTTTAAATAAGATTTGAGCAGAAAACCCTTCAGGAATGAGTAAGGTTTTGTTTTTAAAATTGGTATCTAAACAGGTAAAAATGCTGTCTAAAGGAATTGTGGTAGAGGGGGTGTTTTTAATTGGTGTAATTGTATCAGCAGAAACAGTTTGCTTTTCATGTTGAGATGAATGTTTAGAGGTAGAGTCGCTGTTGCATGAAAACAGGAAAAGTCCTGAGAGAACTAAAAAAAAGTATTTCATTGTTATCGTTTTAAGCTTCAAATGTAGCACAAAAAAAGCCTATCTAAACTAGATAGGCTTTAAAAAAATATTAAGAGTAGATTAAACTACTTTTACATCAACTGCGTTTAATCCTTTTTTACCTTCTTTTAAGTCAAATTCAACTTGATCTCCTTCTCTAATCTCATCGATTAATCCAGAAACGTGAACAAAATGTTCTTTGTTAGATCCTTCTTCTACGATGAAACCAAATCCTTTAGTCTCATTGAAAAACTTTACTGTTCCTTTATTCATGTTATTGTTTAATAAATTATTACTGCAAACATAGTTGATTTAATTCAATAATTCGCTCGATTTGTAATAAATAATTAAATTAGTTTTTTAAGCTTAAATTTAATTCATTTAATTGTGCTGTGTCGATAGGAGATGGTGCATCAATCATAACATCTCTACCGCTATTGTTTTTAGGGAATGCGATAAAGTCTCTAATAGAGTCGGTTCCTCCAAAAATTGAACAAATACGATCAAATCCAAAAGCCAATCCTCCATGGGGTGGAGCTCCATATTCAAAAGCATCCATTAAGAAACCAAATTGAGCTTGTGCTTCTTCTTTGGTAAAGCCTAAAAGGTCAAACATTCTAGCTTGAATTGCTCTATCGTGGATACGTATAGAACCTCCTCCAACTTCAACGCCATTAATTGCTAAATCATAAGCATTAGCTCTAACTGCTTTAGGGTCGGACTCAATCAATTTCATATCCTCTGGTTTTGGAGAGGTGAATGGATGGTGCATAGCATGATAACGTTGCGTTTCTTCATCCCATTCTAATAAAGGGAAATCTAATACCCATAGCGGTTTGAATACATTAGGATCTCTTAGGTCTAATTCAGTTCCCATGTGTAAACGTAAATCGTTCATTTGGCTACGTACTTTATCAGTCTCGCCGCTTAAGACTAAAATTAAGTCTCCAGCTTTAGCGTTACATTGTTTAGCCCACTTAGCCAATTCTTCTTGGTTGTAAAATTTATCAACAGAAGACTTAAATGTACCATCTTCGTTACATTTTACATAGACCATACCTTTTGCTCCAACTTGAGGTCTTTGAACCCATTTGGTTAGTTTATCGAGTTGCTTTCTTGAGTATCCAGCACAACCTTCTGCAGTAATTCCTAGAATTAATTCAGCTGAATCGAAAATTGTAAAGTCTTTACCTTTAACGATGTCATTCAATTCATTAAAGGTCATTCCAAATCGAATATCTGGTTTGTCAGACCCATATAACTTCATGGCTTCAGCATAAGTCATTCTTGGGAAGTCATCTTCAAACTCAATTCCTTTTACCGATTGGAATAAGTGTTTCATTAAACCCTCAAAGGTCTGCAAGATGTCCTCTTGTTCTACAAAAGCCATTTCACAGTCTATTTGAGTAAACTCTGGCTGTCTATCAGCCCTTAAATCTTCATCTCTAAAGCATTTTACAATTTGGTAGTAACGGTCATAGCCACTCACCATTAATAATTGTTTAAATGTTTGGGGTGATTGTGGTAGTGCATAGAATTCTCCATCGTTCATTCTACTTGGAACAACAAAGTCTCTTGCTCCCTCAGGTGTAGATTTGATTAGGTAAGGAGTTTCAACCTCCATAAACGCTAATGAGTCTAAGTATTTTCTTGTTTCTAAACCAATTTTATTTCTTAGGATTAGATTGTTTTTTAGAGGGTTTCTTCTTAAGTCCAAAAAACGATATTTCATTCTTAATTCATCCCCTCCATCAGTTTCATCTTCAATGGTAAAAGGAGGAAGTTTAGCCTCTTTGAGAATGGTTAATTCGGTAACGTTAATTTCTATGTCTCCAGTTGGGATATTTTTGTTTTTGCTTTCTCGTTCTGCTACAATCCCTTTTGCTTGAATCACGTATTCTCTACCTAAGGTTCTTGCTTTGGTACATAAGTCAGCATTGATATCCATATTAAAAACCAGCTGGGTAATACCATATCGATCTCTTAGGTTTACAAATGTAATTCCTCCAAGATCATTTGAGTTTTGTACCCATCCACAAAGAGTGACTTCTGCTCCTGTGTTCTCAATTCTTAATTCTCCGTTTTTATGTGATCTATACATTTTTTTAGTTGATGTATTCTGTACAATATATAGTACAATGTTGTCTATTTATTTAATTTATATGAGGTTCTTTTTTTTGAAATAACAGTTAATCTAGTTTTAATACAGCCAAGAAAGCCTCTTGAGGAACTGTTACACTACCAACTTGACGCATCCTTTTCTTTCCTTTTTTCTGCTTCTCTAATAGTTTTCGTTTACGAGAAATATCACCACCATAACATTTAGCAGTTACATCTTTACGTAACGCTTTGATGTTCTCCCTGGCAATAAATTTCGCGCCAATCGCAGCTTGAATTGGAATCTCAAATTGTTGACGAGGAATTAAATCTTTTAATTTTAAACAAATCTTTTTACCTAAAGTATAAGCATTGCTTCGGTGAACTAATGCAGATAAGGCATCTACTTGCTCTGAGTTAAGAAGTATATCCAGTTTAATTAGGTCCGATTTTCTGTAGCCAATAGGCGAATAATCAAAACTAGCATATCCTTTAGATACTGTTTTTAATTTGTCGTAGAAGTCAAAAACAACTTCAGCTAATGGCATATCAAAAGTAATTTCAACACGATCTTGTGTTAGATATACTTGATTAGTTAACTCTCCTCTCTTTTCAATACATAACGTCATGATTTGCCCAACATAATCGCCTTTTGTAATGACTTGAGCTTTGATATATGGCTCTTCTATATAATCTAATTTAGATTGGTCGGGAAGGTCAGAAGGGTTATTGACAATAACTAATTCTTGGTTCTTTTTTAAATAAGCTTTGTAAGACACATTGGGTACGGTTGTAATCACCGTCATGTTAAACTCACGCTCTAAACGCTCTTGAATAATCTCCATGTGTAACATTCCTAGGAATCCACATCTAAAACCAAAACCTAAGGCTGCAGAACTTTCAGGTTCAAACACCAAAGAAGCATCATTAAGTTGCAGTTTTTCCATAGAAGCTCTTAGCTCTTCATAATCTTCAGTGTCTACAGGGTAAATACCAGCAAAAACCATTGGTTTTACATCTTCAAAACCTTGAATAGCATCTTCACATGGATTTTCTTTAGTTGTGATGGTATCTCCAACTTTAACCTCTTCGGCTTTTTTTATACCAGATACAATATATCCTACATCTCCAGTGTTGACTTCTTTCGTTGGGAACATGTCCATTTTTAACACCCCAATTTCGTCAGCAAAATAAGATTTTCCTGTGTTTACAAACTGAACTTCATCTCCTTTTTTAATGGAACCATTCATGACTCTATAATAAGCTATGATCCCTCTAAAAGTATTGTAAACCGAATCAAAAATCATGGCTTGTAATGGGGCTTCAGGATCTCCTTCCGGAGCTGGTATTCTTTCAACAACAGCTTCTAAGATCTTTTCTACACCTAAACCTGTTTTTCCACTAGCAGGTATAATGTCTGCTTCCTCACAGCCGATTAAGTCCATAATTTGGTCAGCTACAACTTCTGGATTGGCTCCAGGTAGGTCCATTTTGTTGAGGATAGGGATGATTTCTAGGTCATTGTCTATGGCAAGGTATAAGTTCGAAATCGTTTGTGCTTCAATTCCTTGAGAGGCATCAACAATTAGTAATGCACCTTCACATGCAGCAATAGATCGAGAAACTTCATAAGAGAAATCAACGTGTCCAGGAGTGTCAATTAAGTTTAAAATATACTCTTCGCCATCAGTATGTTTATAATTCATCTGAATAGCGTGACTTTTAATGGTAATCCCTCTCTCTCGTTCGATGTCCATGTCATCAAGCGCTTGATCTTTCATGTCACGTTCTGCAATCGTATTGGTAGTTTGCAAAAGACGGTCAGCTAAGGTGCTTTTTCCATGGTCAATATGTGCAATAATGCAAAAGTTTCTAATTTTCTTCATACGTAGCACAAAAATAAACAAATTCTTTAGCTAGCATTTAGATTCTGGGATGAGTTCTACTTTTTTGAATGTTTTTTTTGTAAAACTCAAATAAGGAAGAAGGAGAAATAACGTTGTTTTTATCAGACTTTGTTAAGCTTTACTAGAAAAATGAATTATAGTTAGTAGAATTAAACAACCTTTCTTATTTTTGAGCAATCAACTTAAACAACGTCGATAACCGATATAAAATGAAGATTTCGAATTATTTAATTCTTTTTTTGAGTTTAGTTTTAATTAGTGCATGTGAAAACGATGAGCAAGAACCGATAACTAAACCACCAATAGAAAAAAACAAAGAGCCAGAACAACCGAAGGTAATAACCCCTACATTTAATAAAGATTCTGCTTTAGCTTATGTTCAAAGGCAAGTAGATTTTGGTCCTAGAGTTCCCAATACCAAAGAACATGATGCTTGTGGAGAGTGGATGGCCAACGAGTTGGTTCAATATGGTTTTGATACGTTAATTCAAAGAGGGCGAGTGTTGGCTTTTAATGGAACTGTTTTAAATATCCAGAATATTATTGGGCAATATAAAAAAGAAGCTAAGGAACGTATTATGCTTTGTGCACATTGGGATACAAGACCTTTTGCAGATAGAGATTCTGTCAATAAAAATAAACCGATTGATGGGGCTAATGATGGAGCGAGTGGAGTAGGAGTATTATTAGAAGTAGCTAGACAAATTAGTTTGCAAAACCCTAGACTTGGAGTTGATATTATTTTCTTTGATGCTGAAGACTATGGTGCTGTTCAAGTTTCAGAAACCTTACAAGATTTAAGCAGTATGAGTGATACTTGGTGCTTGGGCTCTCAATATTGGTGTAAAAATCCTCCGATCCCAAATTATAACCCTAAATACGGGATATTGTTGGATATGGTGGGGGCAACAGATGCCATTTTCCCTAAAGATGCCGTTTCTAGACATTACGCTGGAGGTTTGGTAAATAAAATATGGAAAGAAGCTCAGAATTTGGGATATGGTAAATATTTTGTGAATCAGTTGGCTGGCGCAATAACAGATGATCATACTTATATCAATGAAATGACATCAATACCAGTAGTAGATATTATCCATTATATTCCTAATGGAAATTATGGAGATTTTGGAAAGTTCCACCATACACATGCCGACAATATGGATGTTGTGGATAAAGAGACGTTAGGAGTGGTAGGGCAAATGATGCTACATATCATCTATCAAGAATTATAAATCGAAATATTTTGCAGTCTCATAAACCTGTAAAGATGCAACGTAATAAAAAATAAAAGATGAATTTTAAAACATTAGGCGAATTTATTATTGATCGCCAGAAAGACTTCCCTGGTTCAAGTGGTGATTTATCACGTATATTAAGTGCTATACGATTGGCTTCCAAAATTGTAAGTCAACAAGTTAATAAAGCTGGATTAGCAAGACATATTCTAGGAGGGGTAGGAAGAGAAAATGTACAAGGAGAAGCACAGCAAAAATTAGATGTTTATGCTGATGAACGTTTTATAGAAGCGTTAAACAATAGAGGGAATGTGTGTGGAATTGGTTCGGAAGAAAATGATGATTTTATTGAATTGAACAAAGATGGGAAATACATTATTTTAATGGATCCTTTGGATGGTTCTTCGAATATCGATGTGAATGTATCTATAGGGACAATATTTAGTGTATTTAAAAGAGTAACGAAAGTTGGGGACCCAGTGGCGTTAGAAGATTTTTTACAGCCTGGTGTAGAACAGGTCGCAGCAGGATATGTGCTGTATGGTTCTTCAACGATGATGGTGTATACTACAGGTAATGGAGTAAATGGGTTTACTTATGATCCAGGTATTGGAGTTTTCTTTTTATCTCATCCTGATATGAAATTTCCTGAGAAGAGTAAAATATATTCAATGAATGAGGGGAATTTAATGAGAAGTTCAAAAGGAGTTCAGAATTACGTAAAATATTGTCAAGAAATTGATACAGCAACCAACAGACCACATACAGGGCGTTATATAGGGTCTTTAGTGGCTGATTTTCACAGGAATTTAATTAAAGGTGGAATTTACATGTATCCATCAACAGATAGTGCGCCTGATGGAAAGTTAAGGTTGTTGTATGAATGTAACCCTTTAGCATTTTTAACGGAGCAAGCAGGTGGGAAAGCCTCTAATGGTACAGAAAGAATTATGGAAATACAGCCTACTAAATTACACCAAAGAGTACCTTATTTTGTTGGGAATACAACAATGGTTGAAAAGGTTGAAGAATTTATAGCTAACGAGTAATGGTATGAAAAAGTTTATTACGTTAACGACATTGTTGTATAGTTGTTATTTAATGGCGCAAAGCCCTAATATTCAATTTGAGGAATACGATTTGGATAACGGTTTACATGTTATTTTGCATGAAGATCATTCTACTCCAATTGTAGGGGTTTCTGTAATGTATCATGTAGGATCAAAAAATGAAGATCCTGAAAGAACTGGTTTTGCCCATTTCTTTGAACACCTATTATTTGAGGGGACTGCCAACATTAAACGAGGAGAATTTTTTAAGTATATAGAAAACGCAGGAGGCCAAAATAATGCCAACACCTCTAAAGATCGAACATTTTATTATGAGGTATTACCATCTAATCAATTAGAATTAGGGTTATGGTTAGAATCAGAGCGAATGTTACATGCCGTAATTAACCAAGAAGGGATCGATACTCAAAGAGAGGTTGTTAAAGAAGAGAAAAGGTTGAGAGTAGACAATAGACCTTATGGTTCTGTTTTTGAAGAACTATCCAAGCGAGCCTTTACTCAACATCCTTACCAATGGATGCCTATCGGTTCTATGGAGCATTTAAATGCGGCTAAAAAAGAGGAGTTTTTAGCTTTTTACAAAAAATATTATGTGCCTAATAATGCGGTTTTATCTATAGCGGGAGATTTTGAAATGGAAACATTAAAAAAAGATATTGAAGCCTACTTTGGAGCAATTCCTAAAGGAGTAAGTGAAGTTCCTAAGGTTACCATTGTAGAACCACCATTAGCCAAAGAAATTAGGGATACAATTTACGATAATATTCAATTGCCAGGTTTAATTCAAGGGTATAGAATGCCTGCTCAAGGTACTCCTGATTCTTATGCTTTAGAAATGTTGGGAAGTTTACTTTCAGATGGAGAAAGCTCTAGGTTAAATAAAAAATGTGTGCAAGAGTCTGAAAAAGCAATGTTTGTAGCGAATTTTCCTTATGCCACAGAAGATCCAGGGTTGAGTATTGTTTATGCGATTGTAAATGGAGAAACTAAACTAGAAGATTTAGAGTCAGAAATTGAAGCTGAAATTCAAAAAGTAAAGCAAGAGTTAATTTCTGATTATGAATATCAAAAGTTGAGAAATTCGATAGAGAGTGATTATGTCTATAATTTCAATTCGATGATTGGTATAGCAGAAAACTTGGCAAACTACCATATGTATTATGGAGATGCTAATTTAATTAATACAGAATTAGAACGTTATTTAAAAGTAACAAAAGAAGACATTCAAAGAGTGGCTCAAAAATATTTTGTTAAAGAAAATAGAGTTGTACTTTATTATTTACCTAAAGAGAAATAAAACATGAGTTATCAAGTATATATCATCCCAATTATTATTGCAGCAATTGTAGGATGTTCAAAAAAAGTAACGGTAGATAGAAGTCTTGCACCAGTGCCAAAGCCTGCGCCAGAAATTAATATCCCTACTCCTGCTTCATTTACATTAGAAAATGGATTAAAAGTTTTTGTTGTAGAAAACCATAAATTACCAAAAGTTAGTTTTCAATTGACTGTAGATACAGATCCTGTTTTCGAAAATGACAAGGTAGGGTTGAGTGATTTAACTGGAGAATTGATGGCAGAAGGAACAGCTTCTAAATCCAAAGACCAAATTGATCGTGAAATAGATTTTATAGGAGCTAGTTTATACACCTCTGCTAATGGTGTTTATTTGTCGTCGTTGAGAAAGCATACAGATAAAGCGCTAGAGATCGCGAGCGATATTATGATGAATCCATCTTTTCCATCTGAACAATTAGAGAAAAAGAAAAAACAAATGATATCAGGTTTAAAGACAATATCAACCAATGCTAACGCAATAGCTGATAGAGTAAGTCGTGTAGTTTGTTATGGAAAAAATCATCCGTATGGAGAAGTTCAATTAAAAGAACATGTTGAGCGTATAACTATTCAAGATTGTAAGGAGTATTATTCAACTTATTTTAGACCAAATGTATCTTATCTTGTCGTTGTTGGAGATATTACACTAGCAGAAGCAAAAGCGAAAGTTCAGAAATATTTTGGGAGTTGGAAGAGACAAGAAGTTCCAGAGCATTATTATGAATTTCCCAACAAGGTGGAAGAGAATAGAGTTGTGTTTGTTGAAAAACCTGGCGCTGTACAATCGTTAATTCAAGTGGTTTATCCTTTGAAGTATGAAATAGGAACTCCTGATGCTTCTGCTGTTAAATTAATGACAGGAATATTTGGAGGGGCATTTTCTAGTTATTTGAATGCCAATTTAAGAGAAGATAAAGCATATACTTATGGAGCAAGGGGAGGAATTAAGCCTGATGAATTGGTAGGGAAGTTTTCGGCTTCTGCAAGCGTAAGAAATGAAGTGACAGATAGTGCGATTGTAGAGTTTTTAGCAGAAATGAAACACATCAGAGATGAAAAAGTAGCTTTGGGTGATTTAAATAGAATTCGAAACAATACAAACGGTAGTTTTGCTCTTTCGTTGGAAAAACCTCAAACAGTAGCACGTTTTGCATTGAATACAGCTAGGTATGGTCTTCCTGAAGATTATTATCAAAATTATTTATCTCGTTTAGATCAAGTAACGATAGAGGATGTGCAAGCAGTAGCTAAAAAATATATTAAACCTGAAGCTAGTATCATTTTAGTAGTAGGAAACAAAGAGGTCTTAGAAAAGATTAAAAGGTTTGATGCTGATGGAATTGTTGAGGTTTTAGATATGAATGGAGATCCTAAAAAAGAGTTGAAGCCCATCACCAATGGAATGACAGCAGAAAAAGTCTTGGAACAATATTTCTTTGTTAGAACAGACTTAACAAATATGGAGGCTGTACATGCTCGCTTTAAGAACATAAAAGACATTACCAAAGAGATGGAAGCTACAATTCAAGGGATGAAAATTCAAATGATTTCGAAACAATTAGCTCCTAATGCGATGTCGATGGAGATGAAGATGAATAACATGTTAATGCAAAAACAGGTGTTTGATGGAGAAAAAGGCGTTTCAACTTCAATGCAAGGAGTCAAAGAGTTAGAGGGGGAAGAGTTGGCTAGTTTTGCAGAAGGCGCAGTATTACACAAGGAATTGAAGTATAAAGAGCTAGGTTATCAACTGAATTTGTTAGGTATAGAGCGCGTGTTAGGAAAAGATGCTTATAAACTAGAAATAACAAGTCCGAGTGGAGAAGTTAGCTATCAGTATTTTGATGAAACTACAGGTTTACTGATTTATAGCACTTCCACATCGGTTCAAGGAGGAAAGGCCGTTACTTCTACAACTGAGCATGGTGATTATAAAAAAGTAGACGGCATATTGTTTGCCCACAAAATAACAGAGCAAATAGGAGCGCAGTTAATTGATTTATCAATTACAAAAATCCAGTTGAATGCAGGACTTTCAATCGCTGACTTTAAATAAATCTAATGTTTTTAATAATGAACGTACATTATTAACTAGAAAATGATTAGATTTGTAGCCGATATAAACAAAGAAATAAAAATTGAATATGGATTGGTTAATTTTTCCTCTTAGAGATATTTTAGTATGGTCTTTTGAAAATTTATTAGAGCCAGTAGGAAATATATTAAATTATACTTGGGTGATATTAGGTTTTGTAGGTACTGCTATTTGGTTGAAGTATCAGGCTAAGTATAATGCTGAAGCAGCTTCAAATCCAGATCAAATTAAATAAGAGCAATAC
Above is a window of Flavobacteriales bacterium DNA encoding:
- a CDS encoding PhoX family protein, with translation MKYFFLVLSGLFLFSCNSDSTSKHSSQHEKQTVSADTITPIKNTPSTTIPLDSIFTCLDTNFKNKTLLIPEGFSAQILFKEKESIVVVNDSTSAPAKGNHDMLAFLPDSNNSGWLFVSHELKGSHPILGDGGGATMFTVNKNNATWDVTSPYHHVDFSSVRGTDRNCGGSVAPNGMIYTCEEHQGKSNSYFYRKGKGHTDTSDVGNLKFHENIGYIVEVDPKTRKATQKIYAMGCYFHEDLEFMEDRKTVYLTDDKEPGVWFKFVADQEDDYSQGQLYAYQQTMDGESGKWLTLPRDTASLINIRDTAIAMGASIFMRHEWVVRKGNKIYIAETGHDHTDWTRPIKNGAIPAKHYRDYLNPEGNIYEDVFGRILIFDTETNKMSVYLEGGIGADGATVFSNPDCITMTQQGGKDYLVICEDINDNSKGRVPLHAERKNHWYTELYFLDLSIEQPTVNDLHRFAISPMGAEFTGAIFTPDNKTLFLNVQHPNWSNGAPYNRSSTVAITGW
- the fbp gene encoding class 1 fructose-bisphosphatase — translated: MNFKTLGEFIIDRQKDFPGSSGDLSRILSAIRLASKIVSQQVNKAGLARHILGGVGRENVQGEAQQKLDVYADERFIEALNNRGNVCGIGSEENDDFIELNKDGKYIILMDPLDGSSNIDVNVSIGTIFSVFKRVTKVGDPVALEDFLQPGVEQVAAGYVLYGSSTMMVYTTGNGVNGFTYDPGIGVFFLSHPDMKFPEKSKIYSMNEGNLMRSSKGVQNYVKYCQEIDTATNRPHTGRYIGSLVADFHRNLIKGGIYMYPSTDSAPDGKLRLLYECNPLAFLTEQAGGKASNGTERIMEIQPTKLHQRVPYFVGNTTMVEKVEEFIANE
- a CDS encoding alpha/beta hydrolase, producing MSKYNKIYLVPGLATDKTIYKDLVNELDAPCEVIEFKSLDDDESLHDYAIKMSQEIDESEPFVIVGTSFGGILAMEIAKIKHPEKIIIISSAKNREELSPIMKLKGASFFISMVPDKIMKHIFNKGFHISTYVKKSYKAIYNEDTKAMVAKSTGGFDKWVMKQVSDWDSDYEHQNLLHIHGDKDIVFPIKHIGNCYVIKGGGHPMIINKYKEIGKVITDFLHLPSNNNN
- a CDS encoding insulinase family protein; the encoded protein is MKKFITLTTLLYSCYLMAQSPNIQFEEYDLDNGLHVILHEDHSTPIVGVSVMYHVGSKNEDPERTGFAHFFEHLLFEGTANIKRGEFFKYIENAGGQNNANTSKDRTFYYEVLPSNQLELGLWLESERMLHAVINQEGIDTQREVVKEEKRLRVDNRPYGSVFEELSKRAFTQHPYQWMPIGSMEHLNAAKKEEFLAFYKKYYVPNNAVLSIAGDFEMETLKKDIEAYFGAIPKGVSEVPKVTIVEPPLAKEIRDTIYDNIQLPGLIQGYRMPAQGTPDSYALEMLGSLLSDGESSRLNKKCVQESEKAMFVANFPYATEDPGLSIVYAIVNGETKLEDLESEIEAEIQKVKQELISDYEYQKLRNSIESDYVYNFNSMIGIAENLANYHMYYGDANLINTELERYLKVTKEDIQRVAQKYFVKENRVVLYYLPKEK
- the lepA gene encoding translation elongation factor 4 — its product is MKKIRNFCIIAHIDHGKSTLADRLLQTTNTIAERDMKDQALDDMDIERERGITIKSHAIQMNYKHTDGEEYILNLIDTPGHVDFSYEVSRSIAACEGALLIVDASQGIEAQTISNLYLAIDNDLEIIPILNKMDLPGANPEVVADQIMDLIGCEEADIIPASGKTGLGVEKILEAVVERIPAPEGDPEAPLQAMIFDSVYNTFRGIIAYYRVMNGSIKKGDEVQFVNTGKSYFADEIGVLKMDMFPTKEVNTGDVGYIVSGIKKAEEVKVGDTITTKENPCEDAIQGFEDVKPMVFAGIYPVDTEDYEELRASMEKLQLNDASLVFEPESSAALGFGFRCGFLGMLHMEIIQERLEREFNMTVITTVPNVSYKAYLKKNQELVIVNNPSDLPDQSKLDYIEEPYIKAQVITKGDYVGQIMTLCIEKRGELTNQVYLTQDRVEITFDMPLAEVVFDFYDKLKTVSKGYASFDYSPIGYRKSDLIKLDILLNSEQVDALSALVHRSNAYTLGKKICLKLKDLIPRQQFEIPIQAAIGAKFIARENIKALRKDVTAKCYGGDISRKRKLLEKQKKGKKRMRQVGSVTVPQEAFLAVLKLD
- a CDS encoding cold shock domain-containing protein — its product is MNKGTVKFFNETKGFGFIVEEGSNKEHFVHVSGLIDEIREGDQVEFDLKEGKKGLNAVDVKVV
- a CDS encoding M28 family peptidase, which produces MKISNYLILFLSLVLISACENDEQEPITKPPIEKNKEPEQPKVITPTFNKDSALAYVQRQVDFGPRVPNTKEHDACGEWMANELVQYGFDTLIQRGRVLAFNGTVLNIQNIIGQYKKEAKERIMLCAHWDTRPFADRDSVNKNKPIDGANDGASGVGVLLEVARQISLQNPRLGVDIIFFDAEDYGAVQVSETLQDLSSMSDTWCLGSQYWCKNPPIPNYNPKYGILLDMVGATDAIFPKDAVSRHYAGGLVNKIWKEAQNLGYGKYFVNQLAGAITDDHTYINEMTSIPVVDIIHYIPNGNYGDFGKFHHTHADNMDVVDKETLGVVGQMMLHIIYQEL
- the aspS gene encoding aspartate--tRNA ligase; protein product: MYRSHKNGELRIENTGAEVTLCGWVQNSNDLGGITFVNLRDRYGITQLVFNMDINADLCTKARTLGREYVIQAKGIVAERESKNKNIPTGDIEINVTELTILKEAKLPPFTIEDETDGGDELRMKYRFLDLRRNPLKNNLILRNKIGLETRKYLDSLAFMEVETPYLIKSTPEGARDFVVPSRMNDGEFYALPQSPQTFKQLLMVSGYDRYYQIVKCFRDEDLRADRQPEFTQIDCEMAFVEQEDILQTFEGLMKHLFQSVKGIEFEDDFPRMTYAEAMKLYGSDKPDIRFGMTFNELNDIVKGKDFTIFDSAELILGITAEGCAGYSRKQLDKLTKWVQRPQVGAKGMVYVKCNEDGTFKSSVDKFYNQEELAKWAKQCNAKAGDLILVLSGETDKVRSQMNDLRLHMGTELDLRDPNVFKPLWVLDFPLLEWDEETQRYHAMHHPFTSPKPEDMKLIESDPKAVRANAYDLAINGVEVGGGSIRIHDRAIQARMFDLLGFTKEEAQAQFGFLMDAFEYGAPPHGGLAFGFDRICSIFGGTDSIRDFIAFPKNNSGRDVMIDAPSPIDTAQLNELNLSLKN